The following proteins are encoded in a genomic region of Streptomyces collinus Tu 365:
- a CDS encoding LysR family transcriptional regulator, with product MELEVRHLRVLCAIADAGSLHRAARELGMAQPSLSTQLRRIEQTLGGRLFTRGRTGSRPTPLGHIVVSRARPLVAELAAIVAETRAAAARAADGPRLRIGATASRALPGWLRLLRARVPAVEPSLQMDVSANALLRMVAEGRLDLAFVHEVEGSPLRVPAGLCLRVLVEREPQFVTLAADHPAAARREVRLADLAGDRWMVDSTVDGEWDALCRMLRRAGIEPDLLHGDYLTAYSLAAIGEVVTVSQPTARPRPDLAIRPLEGDPIGVRLLLAARTVAELDESCPELEEAYWEAARQSPAYQEWLRRGTTSTGWSPAHRGPGDDQRVLASGR from the coding sequence ATGGAGCTGGAGGTGAGGCACCTGCGCGTGCTCTGCGCCATCGCCGACGCCGGGAGCCTGCACCGGGCCGCCCGGGAACTCGGCATGGCACAGCCCTCGTTGAGCACCCAGCTGCGCCGGATCGAGCAGACGCTCGGCGGCCGGCTGTTCACCCGCGGCCGTACCGGCAGCCGCCCCACCCCGCTCGGGCACATCGTGGTGAGCCGGGCCCGGCCGCTCGTCGCCGAGCTCGCCGCGATCGTGGCCGAGACCCGGGCGGCGGCCGCGCGGGCCGCCGACGGCCCCCGGCTGCGCATCGGCGCCACGGCCAGCCGGGCCCTGCCGGGCTGGCTGCGCCTGCTGCGCGCCCGGGTCCCGGCCGTCGAGCCGAGCCTGCAGATGGACGTGTCGGCGAACGCGCTGCTGCGCATGGTCGCCGAGGGCAGGCTCGACCTGGCGTTCGTGCACGAGGTCGAGGGCAGCCCGCTGCGGGTCCCGGCCGGTCTGTGCCTGCGGGTCCTGGTGGAACGCGAGCCGCAGTTCGTCACCCTGGCCGCCGACCACCCGGCGGCCGCGCGCCGCGAGGTGCGGCTGGCCGACCTCGCCGGCGACCGCTGGATGGTCGACTCGACGGTGGACGGCGAGTGGGACGCGCTGTGCCGGATGCTGCGCCGGGCCGGGATCGAGCCCGACCTGCTGCACGGCGACTACCTCACCGCCTACTCCCTGGCCGCCATCGGCGAGGTGGTCACGGTCAGCCAGCCGACCGCGCGCCCCCGCCCCGATCTCGCCATCCGGCCGCTCGAAGGCGATCCGATAGGGGTACGGCTGCTGCTCGCGGCCCGGACCGTGGCCGAACTCGACGAGTCCTGCCCCGAACTGGAGGAGGCGTACTGGGAGGCGGCGCGCCAGTCGCCGGCCTACCAGGAGTGGCTGCGGCGCGGCACGACCAGCACCGGGTGGTCACCGGCGCACCGCGGACCGGGCGACGACCAGCGGGTACTGGCCTCCGGGCGGTGA